One Methanocaldococcus infernus ME DNA segment encodes these proteins:
- a CDS encoding P-II family nitrogen regulator, translated as MKEVMAIIRPKMVAKTGKALEAVGFPAMTVIECFGRGKQKGYVDVNLPECCVDIKKVIEEGEKEGRFIKYIPKRLISIVVNDEDVPLVVGIIMKVNRTGKHGDGKIFVLPVEEAIRIRTGETGEQAIGN; from the coding sequence ATGAAAGAAGTTATGGCTATAATAAGGCCTAAGATGGTGGCTAAGACAGGGAAAGCATTGGAAGCTGTAGGTTTTCCAGCAATGACTGTTATAGAGTGCTTTGGTAGGGGAAAGCAGAAGGGATATGTTGATGTAAATTTACCAGAGTGCTGTGTTGATATAAAGAAGGTTATTGAAGAGGGAGAGAAGGAAGGAAGATTCATTAAGTATATTCCAAAAAGGCTGATCTCAATAGTTGTAAATGATGAAGATGTTCCTTTAGTTGTAGGAATTATTATGAAGGTTAATAGAACTGGGAAGCATGGAGATGGGAAGATCTTTGTTCTACCAGTAGAGGAAGCTATAAGGATAAGAACAGGAGAGACTGGAGAGCAAGCCATAGGAAATTAA
- a CDS encoding nitrogenase component I subunit alpha: MPFVLLDCDKPIPERMKHTYIYDPEEEIIPACNIKTIPGDMTERGCSFAGARGVVGGPVKDVIHMVHGPIGCAFYTWGTRRNLSDFELHRRYCFSTDMQEADIVYGGEKKLEKACIEAAEEFPEAKGIFIYATCPTALIGDNLEAVARKVEEKIKKPVFACNSPGFAGCSQSKGHHIFNTEFYRWLRKAREKYPEKCLKEEEKTPYDIAIVGEYNMDWDLKVIKPLFEKIGCRVVAVFTGNASLDDLFKLPDVKLCVVHCQRSANYIAEMIRDGYNVPRVWVSLFGIEQTAEALRKTAEVLGIDKEKVEQVIKEEVEAIKPQLEFYKSKLEGKRCLVYVGGPRTWHWIRMFKELGVDVVVACCTFAHEDDYEKLNRNLKKAGLKGTLVIDAPNELELEEAIHKYKPDFMLTGLKERYLFRKYGVPTINSHSYEQGPYAGFRGFVNFARDIYKAVCHPIWDILKEGEKKFEEFKKKNN; the protein is encoded by the coding sequence ATGCCATTTGTGTTATTAGATTGTGATAAGCCAATTCCTGAAAGGATGAAACATACTTACATCTATGATCCTGAAGAGGAGATAATTCCAGCATGTAATATAAAGACAATCCCTGGGGATATGACAGAAAGAGGCTGTTCCTTTGCAGGAGCAAGGGGGGTTGTAGGAGGGCCAGTAAAAGATGTCATCCATATGGTTCATGGTCCTATTGGTTGTGCCTTTTACACTTGGGGAACAAGGAGAAATTTGTCAGATTTTGAGCTTCATAGGAGATATTGTTTTTCAACAGATATGCAAGAGGCTGATATAGTTTATGGAGGAGAGAAGAAATTAGAGAAGGCTTGTATAGAAGCTGCTGAAGAATTTCCAGAGGCTAAGGGAATTTTCATCTATGCCACCTGTCCAACAGCCTTAATAGGAGACAACTTAGAGGCAGTGGCAAGAAAGGTTGAGGAAAAGATAAAAAAGCCTGTCTTTGCCTGTAACTCTCCAGGGTTTGCTGGCTGTTCTCAATCAAAGGGGCATCATATATTTAACACAGAATTTTACAGATGGTTAAGGAAGGCAAGGGAAAAATATCCTGAAAAGTGCTTAAAGGAAGAGGAAAAGACTCCTTATGATATTGCAATAGTTGGAGAATATAACATGGACTGGGATTTGAAGGTTATAAAACCATTATTTGAAAAAATTGGCTGTAGAGTTGTGGCTGTCTTTACAGGAAATGCATCATTAGATGATCTCTTCAAATTACCAGATGTAAAGCTCTGTGTTGTCCATTGTCAAAGATCAGCTAACTATATTGCTGAAATGATCAGAGATGGATACAATGTCCCAAGAGTTTGGGTTTCTCTATTTGGAATAGAGCAAACAGCTGAAGCTTTAAGAAAGACAGCTGAGGTTTTGGGAATAGATAAGGAGAAGGTTGAGCAAGTCATTAAGGAAGAAGTTGAGGCAATTAAGCCACAGTTAGAATTTTACAAGTCTAAGTTAGAGGGTAAAAGATGCTTAGTCTATGTTGGAGGACCAAGAACTTGGCACTGGATTAGAATGTTTAAAGAGCTTGGAGTTGATGTTGTAGTAGCCTGCTGTACCTTTGCCCATGAAGATGACTATGAGAAGTTAAATAGAAATTTAAAGAAAGCTGGGCTAAAGGGAACTTTGGTTATAGATGCTCCTAATGAGCTTGAGTTAGAAGAGGCTATTCACAAGTATAAGCCAGACTTCATGCTTACAGGATTGAAGGAGAGATATCTATTTAGAAAGTATGGAGTTCCAACTATCAACTCTCACAGCTATGAACAAGGGCCATACGCAGGATTTAGAGGATTTGTTAACTTTGCAAGAGATATTTACAAAGCTGTCTGTCATCCAATTTGGGACATCTTAAAAGAGGGAGAGAAGAAGTTTGAAGAATTTAAGAAAAAGAATAATTAA